From one Lolium rigidum isolate FL_2022 chromosome 4, APGP_CSIRO_Lrig_0.1, whole genome shotgun sequence genomic stretch:
- the LOC124647109 gene encoding protein Rf1, mitochondrial-like, with protein MPRLHSTIRRRLSSTTTASPAPPSCSWSPHAAFAAATERARAGTLSPEDAHHLFDELLRQTAPVSERSLNGFLAALARAPDSAACRDGPALAIALFNRVRREEAGLQVARPTIFTYGVLMNSCCRALRSDLGLAFFGLLLRTGLKTNEIVGSTLLKCLCYAKRTDDAVNLLLHRMSEIGCVPNAFSYSIVLKSLCDDRRSQQALDLLQKVRKEGGACSLNVVAYTTVIHGFFKEGEIGKACDLFHEMAQQGVVPNVFTYNSIIDPLCKARVMDKAELFLRQMVHNGVQPDEVIYTSMIHGYSSLGQWKEASKLLRKMTSQGLIPNIITWNSFVASLCKHGRTKEAAHIFDSMTTKGHKPNIVTYGALLHGYASQGCFADMINLFNSMVDSGIVADSYVFNILIDAYAKHGMMDEAMLILTQMQEQGVSPDVFTYSTLIAAFCRMGRLADAMDKFSQMIYIGVEPNTVVYHSLIQGCCTHGNLGKAKELAYEMMDRDIPRPNIVFFSSIINSLCKEGRVLDAHDIFNLVVEIGETPNVITFNSLIDGYCLVGKMEKASRVLDAMVSVGIQPDVITYTTLIDGYLKKGRIVDGLSLFREMSHQKVKPTTVTYNIILDGLFRAGQTVAGKKMFKEMIESETTVSISTYRIILGGLCRNNCADEAIILFHKLCANNVKFDIAILNTMINAMYKVRKIEEAKDLFAAIPASGLVPNAATYGVMINNLLKEGSLEEADSMFSSMEKSGCAPSSRLVNDIIRTLLEKGEIVKAGNYMSKVDGKSISLEASTTSLLLSLFSGKGKYREQINLLPAKYQFFDGVSFVA; from the coding sequence ATGCCTCGCCTCCACTCCACCATCCGCCGCCGCCTTTCCTCCACAACCACCGCCTCCCCCGCGCCCCCCTCGTGCTCCTGGTCTCCCCACGCCGCCTTCGCCGCGGCCACGGAGCGCGCCCGCGCCGGCACGCTCAGCCCTGAGGACGCGCACCACCTGTTCGACGAATTGCTACGGCAGACCGCCCCGGTCTCTGAGCGCTCACTGAAcggcttcctcgccgccctcgcccgtgCGCCGGACTCCGCAGCCTGTAGAGATGGGCCTGCCCTTGCCATCGCCCTCTTCAACCGTGTGCGCCGAGAAGAAGCCGGCTtgcaggtggcgcggcccacaaTCTTCACGTATGGCGTCCTCATGAACAGCTGCTGCCGCGCGCTTCGCTCGGACCTAGGGCTTGCCttcttcggcctcctcctccggacAGGCCTCAAGACAAATGAGATCGTAGGCAGCACCCTCCTCAAGTGCCTCTGCTATGCAAAACGGACCGATGATGCTGTCAACCTGCTGCTTCATCGCATGTCCGAGATCGGCTGTGTGCCTAATGccttctcatactccattgtcctGAAGAGCCTATGTGATGACAGGAGGAGTCAACAAGCGCTGGACCTGCTTCAGAAAGTGAGGAAAGAAGGAGGTGCCTGCTCCCTCAATGTGGTGGCATATACCACCGTCATACACGGCTTCTTTAAGGAAGGGGAAATTGGCAAGGCATGCGATCTATTCCATGAAATGGCGCAGCAAGGGGTTGTACCTAATGTGTTCACATATAACTCGATTATTGATCCGCTGTGCAAGGCCAGAGTGATGGACAAGGCAGAGTTGTTCCTTCGGCAGATGGTTCACAATGGTGTTCAGCCGGATGAAGTGATATATACTAGCATGATCCATGGATATTCCAGTTTGGGCCAGTGGAAAGAGGCAAGTAAACTGTTAAGAAAAATGACAAGCCAGGGTCTCATACCAAATATTATTACTTGGAACTCGTTCGTGGCATCCCTTTGCAAGCATGGAAGAACCAAAGAAGCTGCACATATTTTTGATTCCATGACCACCAAGGGCCACAAACCTAATATTGTCACGTATGGCGCTCTGCTCCACGGCTATGCGTCTCAAGGATGCTTTGCTGATATGATTAATCTCTTTAATTCGATGGTAGACAGTGGTATTGTAGCCGACTCCTATGTTTTCAACATCTTAATTGATGCATATGCTAAACATGGAATGATGGACGAAGCTATGCTCATACTTACTCAAATGCAGGAACAAGGAGTCAGTCCAGATGTATTCACCTATTCGACTCTAATAGCTGCATTTTGTAGAATGGGCAGGCTGGCTGATGCTATGGACAAATTCAGTCAGATGATTTACATCGGGGTAGAACCAAACACAGTTGTTTATCACTCCCTAATTCAGGGTTGTTGTACACATGGTAATTTAGGGAAAGCTAAGGAGTTGGCTTATGAAATGATGGACAGAGATATTCCTCGACCCAACATTGTGTTCTTCAGTTCAATAATTAACAGTCTATGCAAAGAAGGAAGGGTTTTGGACGCACACGATATCTTCAACTTGGTTGTGGAGATAGGTGAGACACCTAATGTTATTACATTTAATTCGCTGATTGACGGATATTGCTTAGTCGGCAAGATGGAGAAAGCATCTCGAGTGCTTGATGCCATGGTATCAGTTGGCATTCAGCCTGATGTTATTACGTATACTACACTTATTGATGGCTATCTTAAAAAAGGAAGGATTGTTGATGGGTTGAGTCTGTTTAGAGAAATGTCGCATCAGAAAGTTAAACCTACTACTGTTACATATAACATCATACTGGATGGATTATTCCGTGCTGGGCAAACTGTCGCTGGAAAGAAAATGTTCAAGGAGATGATTGAAAGTGAAACAACAGTGAGCATTTCCACATACAGAATAATCCTTGGGGGACTTTGCAGAAATAATTGTGCTGATGAAGCCATCATCCTCTTCCATAAATTATGTGCAAATAATGTGAAGTTTGATATTGCAATACTCAATACCATGATTAATGCAATGTACAAGGTTCGGAAAATAGAAGAAGCTAAAGATTTGTTTGCTGCAATACCAGCCAGTGGGTTGGTGCCTAATGCTGCTACTTATGGAGTTATGATAAATAATCTTCTAAAAGAAGGATCACTGGAAGAAGCTGACAGTATGTTCTCATCAATGGAGAAGAGTGGTTGTGCTCCCAGCTCTCGTCTTGTAAATGATATCATCAGAACATTATTGGAAAAGGGGGAAATAGTCAAGGCTGGAAATTATATGTCTAAAGTTGATGGGAAGAGCATCTCACTTGAAGCTTCAACTACTTCATTGCTACTGTCTCTCTTTTCAGGGAAAGGGAAATATCGGGAACAAATAAATTTGCTCCCAGCAAAGTACCAATTTTTTGATGGAGTCAGTTTTGTTGCATAG